A single region of the Saprospiraceae bacterium genome encodes:
- a CDS encoding ABC transporter permease, which translates to MRTNIINAIFRKEIKEVLRDKRMLYLIILLPFFLYPVMFTLMGKVGQSQQEKMASQEITVLLSPQLEKTPIHDALAQSPEFKLRFEVFDKAKLDTMSNVIGIQMDTDFNKTQAAYGTIPIQILADQSKDLLQFRSRQIKRMLDGVNQNLLKSRLDAAELNPEFATPLAIEQVDLASKQQQAGKIMASFLPMIILLFVFVGCVYIAIDITAGEKERKTLQTIFTAPIKTGEIIAGKFAAVFMVGIVSAFMNILSLVVAMMIQVKFMGGEVGNFSLTISPQGWLWMVIIIFLTTVFIAALTLSVVLLANSYKEAQSYVSPLMMLIIIPAVLSQMPGMELNSSTALVPMLNISLGIGAVLKGSFSTALVATVASMALIYALLALFFASQTFSNENVVTGEKIDFKSLFSLRKS; encoded by the coding sequence ATGAGAACCAATATCATTAACGCCATATTTCGTAAAGAAATAAAAGAAGTACTACGCGACAAACGCATGCTCTACCTAATTATTTTGCTCCCTTTTTTCTTATATCCTGTTATGTTTACCTTAATGGGAAAGGTAGGACAAAGCCAACAAGAGAAAATGGCAAGCCAGGAAATTACGGTTTTGCTTAGCCCCCAATTGGAGAAAACGCCTATCCATGACGCACTCGCTCAAAGCCCAGAATTTAAACTCCGGTTTGAAGTCTTCGATAAAGCCAAATTGGATACCATGTCAAATGTGATTGGAATACAAATGGATACGGATTTCAACAAGACTCAAGCGGCCTATGGTACCATTCCCATCCAAATTTTGGCGGACCAATCCAAAGACCTTTTGCAGTTCCGAAGTCGACAAATAAAACGGATGCTGGATGGCGTTAATCAAAATTTATTAAAAAGTAGGTTAGATGCTGCCGAACTCAATCCTGAATTTGCAACCCCATTAGCTATAGAACAGGTAGATTTGGCCTCAAAACAACAGCAAGCAGGCAAAATCATGGCTTCTTTTTTACCCATGATCATTTTATTGTTTGTGTTTGTAGGTTGTGTTTATATCGCCATTGACATTACTGCGGGCGAAAAGGAGCGAAAAACCCTCCAGACCATTTTTACCGCTCCCATAAAAACAGGCGAAATTATTGCGGGGAAATTTGCTGCCGTATTTATGGTCGGCATCGTCTCCGCTTTTATGAATATCCTAAGTTTGGTGGTAGCCATGATGATACAGGTGAAATTCATGGGAGGGGAAGTGGGGAATTTCTCCTTGACCATTAGTCCTCAAGGATGGCTTTGGATGGTTATCATTATTTTCCTAACAACTGTTTTTATTGCTGCGCTAACCTTGTCTGTCGTCCTATTGGCCAATTCTTATAAAGAAGCACAAAGTTATGTTTCCCCCCTAATGATGCTGATTATTATCCCTGCTGTTTTATCCCAAATGCCCGGAATGGAATTAAATAGCAGCACGGCGCTCGTTCCTATGCTTAATATCTCCCTGGGCATTGGCGCAGTGTTGAAAGGAAGTTTTAGTACAGCATTGGTGGCGACAGTAGCCAGCATGGCCCTTATTTATGCTTTATTGGCGCTTTTCTTTGCTTCGCAGACTTTTAGTAACGAAAATGTAGTTACGGGTGAAAAGATAGATTTTAAAAGCCTATTTTCGCTTCGAAAGTCATGA
- a CDS encoding ABC transporter ATP-binding protein, whose amino-acid sequence MEVTIEARRLSKNFGPFRAVDALSFEVKAGEVFGLLGPNGAGKTTTLRMLSGLLSPSEGEAFIAGHSMLNQQQKARKSLGFLTGDMDLYRRLNPVELLSYFGQLYEVPKNVLKQRVEKLVDAFGITDFKDRFCEKLSTGQKQRVSIARTLVHDPAVVILDEPTTGLDIMASEFILQFIKKMAKEEGKTIIFSTHHLDEVERLCDRIAIIHQGKLEHYGTMTEVKHRTSQQNLADAFFHLVKEREAIGI is encoded by the coding sequence ATGGAAGTAACTATTGAAGCTCGGCGCTTGTCCAAGAACTTTGGACCTTTTCGCGCTGTAGATGCCCTCAGCTTTGAAGTAAAAGCTGGTGAAGTTTTTGGCTTACTTGGCCCCAATGGCGCGGGCAAAACGACCACCCTGCGCATGCTGTCTGGCCTCCTCTCCCCCTCCGAAGGGGAAGCTTTTATCGCTGGCCACTCTATGCTAAACCAACAGCAAAAAGCCCGAAAGTCTCTGGGGTTCCTAACCGGAGACATGGACCTCTACCGAAGACTCAACCCCGTGGAATTACTTAGCTATTTTGGGCAGCTCTATGAAGTGCCCAAAAACGTACTAAAGCAAAGGGTGGAAAAATTGGTGGATGCCTTCGGCATTACAGATTTTAAAGACCGCTTTTGCGAAAAATTATCTACCGGTCAAAAACAACGGGTGTCTATCGCTCGTACCCTTGTACACGACCCCGCAGTGGTTATCCTGGATGAGCCGACCACCGGTCTGGATATCATGGCCAGCGAGTTTATCTTGCAGTTCATCAAAAAGATGGCTAAAGAGGAAGGGAAAACCATTATATTCTCTACCCATCACCTCGATGAGGTCGAAAGACTCTGCGATCGCATTGCCATTATTCACCAAGGCAAACTAGAACATTATGGAACAATGACTGAGGTCAAACACCGCACGAGCCAGCAAAATTTGGCAGATGCGTTTTTTCATCTTGTTAAAGAAAGGGAAGCTATCGGCATTTAG